One window of Psychrobacillus sp. FSL H8-0483 genomic DNA carries:
- a CDS encoding recombinase family protein: MNSVIYCRVSTEKETQETSLSRQEEELKEFASLQGYEVAEVFTDQHSGYDMDRDGLLDLLTYVKEHDIKAVFVQDETRIGRGNGRMAVLHLLQKTNTSVFTLQEKGVLNLNEMDTMLLEILALVEEYQRKLHNAKIKRGMKRAISQGYRPEKNLKTRGNPEGRERINIPVDEIVRLRRAGLTYEEISSTLKGLGFEISKATVHRRYIEFIETHGE, encoded by the coding sequence ATGAACTCAGTAATATATTGCCGTGTAAGCACGGAGAAAGAAACACAAGAGACATCATTATCAAGACAAGAGGAAGAACTAAAAGAATTTGCGTCACTACAAGGCTATGAAGTTGCTGAAGTGTTTACTGATCAACATAGTGGCTACGATATGGACCGTGATGGTTTACTTGATTTACTTACATATGTAAAAGAACATGATATTAAAGCTGTTTTTGTTCAAGATGAAACTCGAATTGGTCGTGGGAATGGTCGGATGGCTGTTTTGCATCTTTTGCAGAAAACAAACACATCTGTTTTTACTTTACAAGAAAAGGGCGTTTTAAATTTAAATGAAATGGACACTATGCTTTTAGAAATATTAGCATTGGTGGAAGAATATCAACGAAAGCTCCATAATGCCAAAATTAAACGAGGCATGAAAAGAGCAATTTCTCAGGGGTACCGTCCAGAGAAAAATTTAAAAACAAGAGGTAATCCAGAAGGAAGGGAACGTATTAATATACCTGTCGATGAGATTGTAAGACTTCGTAGAGCAGGATTAACTTATGAAGAAATATCCTCCACTTTAAAAGGATTAGGGTTTGAAATTAGTAAAGCGACCGTTCATCGAAGATATATTGAATTTATTGAAACACACGGAGAGTAA
- a CDS encoding DUF896 domain-containing protein → MLSKEKLARISELSKKSKTNGLSIEEAKEQSALRKEYLETFRSTMRDTIESVKIVDPAGNDVTPAKVQQAKKGKFLN, encoded by the coding sequence ATGTTAAGTAAAGAAAAGTTAGCACGTATTAGTGAACTTTCGAAAAAATCAAAAACTAATGGTCTATCTATAGAAGAGGCGAAAGAACAAAGCGCGTTACGAAAAGAATACCTAGAAACATTTCGTTCTACTATGAGAGACACGATTGAGAGCGTAAAAATTGTTGACCCAGCTGGAAATGATGTTACTCCTGCAAAAGTACAGCAAGCGAAAAAAGGTAAATTTCTGAATTAA
- a CDS encoding LysM peptidoglycan-binding domain-containing protein translates to MNWMKENYFIALFLGLNIVFMVTILISNTLSTEEDYQIKIEHGDSLWELANKFGADEPQEAWINKVMAMNNLQTAQIKAGDTLVIPQVKENYHLDYGTEIAGDGK, encoded by the coding sequence ATGAATTGGATGAAAGAAAATTATTTTATAGCGCTATTTTTAGGATTAAACATTGTTTTTATGGTGACAATCCTAATTTCAAATACATTATCGACAGAAGAAGATTATCAAATTAAAATAGAACATGGCGACTCATTGTGGGAGCTTGCAAATAAATTTGGAGCTGACGAGCCACAAGAAGCTTGGATCAATAAAGTAATGGCCATGAATAACTTGCAAACAGCCCAAATTAAAGCAGGAGATACTTTAGTTATTCCACAGGTAAAAGAAAATTATCATTTAGATTATGGTACAGAGATAGCGGGCGATGGTAAATGA
- a CDS encoding excalibur calcium-binding domain-containing protein, with protein sequence MTVEPKTTGAAEKNYKNCTELIKDYKGGVAKDAKVKNKGGKTKNKPTVSAEIYKLNESKDRDKDGIACEN encoded by the coding sequence ATGACAGTAGAACCTAAAACCACTGGTGCAGCTGAAAAAAACTATAAAAATTGTACCGAGCTAATCAAAGACTATAAAGGTGGAGTTGCAAAAGATGCCAAAGTCAAAAACAAAGGCGGTAAAACTAAAAATAAACCAACAGTATCTGCAGAAATTTACAAATTAAATGAAAGCAAAGACCGTGACAAAGATGGCATTGCATGTGAAAATTGA
- the lexA gene encoding transcriptional repressor LexA, with protein sequence MKKASKRQEDILAFIKEEVRKKGYPPSVREIGEAVGLASSSTVHGHLARLESKGLIRRDPTKPRAIEILDGFGVTAEKQGVVHVPLVGKVTAGMPITAIENVEEFFPLPETFGTSDDNLFMLEIMGDSMIEAGILNGDYVVVKQQQSANNGDIVVAMTEDDEATVKRFFKEKSYFRLQPENSSMEPIIVNQVSILGKVVGVYRNIQ encoded by the coding sequence TTGAAAAAAGCATCTAAAAGACAAGAAGATATTTTAGCTTTTATAAAAGAAGAAGTTCGAAAAAAAGGTTATCCACCTTCCGTACGTGAAATCGGGGAAGCGGTAGGGCTTGCGTCTAGTTCAACTGTACATGGACATTTAGCTAGACTTGAAAGTAAAGGATTAATTAGAAGAGACCCAACTAAACCACGTGCAATTGAAATACTTGATGGTTTTGGAGTTACTGCAGAAAAACAAGGTGTGGTTCATGTTCCGTTAGTAGGGAAAGTAACTGCGGGTATGCCTATTACAGCAATTGAAAATGTAGAAGAATTCTTCCCTCTTCCAGAAACATTCGGTACTTCTGATGACAATTTGTTCATGCTCGAAATTATGGGTGATAGTATGATAGAAGCGGGAATTTTAAATGGAGATTATGTTGTCGTTAAACAACAGCAATCTGCTAATAATGGAGATATTGTAGTAGCAATGACCGAGGATGATGAAGCAACTGTCAAACGTTTCTTTAAAGAAAAATCATACTTCCGCTTGCAACCTGAAAATTCATCAATGGAACCAATTATCGTAAACCAAGTTTCGATACTCGGAAAAGTTGTAGGAGTTTATCGTAATATCCAATAA